A region from the Felis catus isolate Fca126 chromosome F1, F.catus_Fca126_mat1.0, whole genome shotgun sequence genome encodes:
- the SLAMF7 gene encoding SLAM family member 7, which yields MLAYLACFILVLLCQHPGPATSGAPKELVGNLGGSVTFPLKLPGIQIDTIVWTFNTTPLVTIEPKMPDRQANVIVTHSRNKERVKFLQGNYSLKLSKLSKNDSGDYRMVIYSSSLKDSFSQEYRLRVYEHLSKPKVTMGLQNNKNGTCLTNLTCFMDQGGEDVTYSWESLGQAANESHNGSILPISWRLGERDTIFICVVRNPISSNSSNPIFAWKLCEGAAADSESSMILASLGVLLLIIAFALMPVLLIMQREKRKESIEERKRMDTHQEIPNYYPPSGETPVYDIITCVDKTIPEENPEKTLYFSVQIPQKMEEPDSTPISPDTPTLFTYEIVN from the exons ATGCTTGCTTACCTAGCATGCTTCATCCTTGTCCTTCTCTGCCAACATCCAG GGCCAGCAACCTCTGGAGCCCCGAAGGAGCTGGTTGGTAACCTTGGTGGGTCTGTGACTTTCCCTCTGAAGCTCCCAGGAATTCAGATAGACACTATCGTCTGGACGTTCAACACAACCCCTCTCGTCACCATAGAGCCGAAAATGCCAGACAGACAAGCCAACGTCATAGTGACCCACAGTCGTAACAAGGAAAGGGTGAAGTTTTTACAAGGAAACTACTCCCTGAAGCTCAGCAAACTGAGTAAGAATGACTCTGGTGACTACCGCATGGTGATATACAGCTCTTCCCTCAAAGACTCCTTCAGCCAGGAGTATAGGCTGCGTGTCTATG AACACCTGTCAAAGCCCAAAGTTACCATGGGTCTGCAGAACAATAAGAATGGCACCTGTCTCACCAACCTGACATGCTTCATGGACCAGGGAGGAGAGGATGTGACCTACAGCTGGGAGTCCCTGGGGCAGGCAGCCAATGAGTCCCATAATGGCTCCATCCTCCCCAtatcctggaggctgggagaaaGGGACACGATCTTCATCTGTGTGGTCCGGAACCCCATCAGCAGCAACTCTTCAAACCCCATCTTTGCCTGGAAGCTCTGTGAAG GTGCGGCTGCTGACTCAGAATCCTCCATGATCCTGGCTTCCCTGGGGGTGCTGTTGCTGATCATTGCCTTTGCACTGATGCCAGTTCTGTTGATtatgcagagagaaaaaagaaaag AGTCCattgaagagagaaagagaatggacaCTCATCAGGAAATTCCTAACTACTACCCCCCGTCTGGAGAGACCCCAGTTTACGACATAATCACTTGCGTTGAT aaaactaTTCCAGAGGAAAATCcagaaaaaacactttatttctcAGTGCAAATACCTCAAAAG ATGGAGGAGCCCGACTCTACACCCATATCCCCAGACACACCAACGTTATTTACCTATGAGATTGTCAACTAA